The sequence below is a genomic window from Flavobacterium sediminilitoris.
TGAAAATAAGAATAAAAAAAACTCCTAAACTTTAAAGTTTAGGAGTTTTTGCTTTTAGAACTTTAATTGATCATAATATATTATAATTTTCTATCTTTTTCTTCAATCTCTACATCATTTATACTGGCAAAACGTTTACTCATTAATCCGTTTTCGTCAAATTCCCAATTTTCGTTTCCATAAGCTCGATACCAGTTACCATCCTTTGTTTGATATTCATATTCAAACCTAACTGCTATTCTATTTTCAGTATGAGCCCAATATTCTTTTTTTAGTTTATAATTTAACTCTGTCTGCCATTTTTTAGTAAGAAATGTGATAATTTCTTCTCTTCCATTAATGAATTGATTTCTATTTCTCCATTCGCTAGTTATGGTATAAGCATTTGCTATTTTTTTTGCATCTTGACTATTCCATGCATCTTCTGCCATTTGAATTTTTTCTTTCGCTGTTTCTAATGAAAAGGGCGGAAGAGGATATTTTTGTTCCATTTTTATTTGATTAATGTATTAATAATATTTTTAGATTGTTCTATTAGTTCATTTGATTTGAACATTTGACTTTCAATGATACTACTCTCGAAAAGTAAGTACACATGATCAGATACATATTTTTCTTTTAGTATTTCAAAAAAATAATGCCTTAAATCTTTTTTATGATTTTGAATGCAGGTTAATATTTTAGTGTTTTCAGGTTGTATTTCCGAAAGAATGTTAAGAAAGCTACAGCCTCTAAAGTCTTCTTTTTCATTCATGTAAATAAGAAAATTAAAGCTTGAAATTACTTTCTCTTTTGCGTTATTTTTTTTCGAAGTAAATTTTATTAATTCTTCAAACCAGAACTGATGACGAATTTTTAAAAATTCAAGACATAAATTTTCTTTAGAACTAAAATGTTGATAAAAACTAGCTTTTGCAACTTTAGCTTCTGCAATTATTTGATTTATACCTGTTGAATTATACCCTTGTTTATGGAATAACTCAAAAGTTGTATTTAATATTCTTTCTTTCGGTAAGAGCATAAATTAATTCTTTATTGCAAATATAAACATTTTTAGTTTATACAGACAAGTCTGTCTATTGTTTTTAAATAAAAAAATCTCAAAATTTAGAACTTGAGATTTTAGATGAATTTATTTATTATGTGTCACAACTAACGTTATCCCAATCTTGTCCCATATAGTTGATAAGCCAATTTAATGCATAATGACGTTCATATACAATACCTGGATGAATTGTTTCTATATTTTGTTGGTTAATTCTAGCATCAACACAAGCCCAATCAAATCTATAGTATAAATCAGCCATATCCAATAAATCAGCTACAGAACGACTTTCGATTACATTGTTAATAAAATCATTAGGATCTTTATCTTGACCAACAGGATATTGCTCATAAGGAATTTGATTTAAATCACATAATTCATTTGGAAAGGCTAAAGTATCAAAGCTTTTTAAAGCCCACATTAAAGTATAAATAGCTTCACATTTCCATGTTTCATACATTTTCTTTTCTTCAGTTGGATCAGTTAAAAAGTCTTTTTCTTTAGGAGTAACAAATTCCCATAAATTGTATTCTTTTAGGTATTCTATTGCTTCTTCGCTTGAAATAGTATTAAAAGCTACCATATTTGTGACTGCCAAAACGCTAACTCTTCGTGCTATCTCTTTTATCGAACGAATAGTTGTTTCTTCTTCCGATTCAATACAAGGAAGATTTTTATTAATCTTAATATTATAATCGGTTAAAGTATTTTCATTTCTGTTTTTTCGTTCAAGTTGCTCGTCTGTAACAGTATTTTGTTCTTCATCAAAATAAATAGAGTTGATAGAAACATCTAATTTTTCAATTTCACAATTTCCTTCAGTGTCAATAATTAATTGTAAATTTTTATCTAAGAAATGCTGAGATGTTGATTTACTTATAATTGTATTTGGTTGAGTAAATATAACAGTATCAAATTTATTTGCAATTTCTTCAATTATAGACTTTAGTTGGTTAATTGTTCCTGCTATTTCTTCAACGGAAAACTCACTATTTAAGGTTAGTATTTTTTGAAGAAAAAAACCTTTTATTGCTTCGTTTCTTGTTGGTAATGAGCTTACATAACCATAAAGCCCTTTTAGGTTATCAGTTAATGAGCTATCACTAATTTGAGGAATTTGATAAGATGGTTCTTTTCTTTCTCTATAAGTAATCCTTATTTTTTTAGCTGGTTTTAAAAGATTTTCTTTTAATGTAATCTCTGCAATAGTAGATTCATTTTCTGTTTTTGTTTCTATTTTTGCTTTTGGAATTGTATTCTTTATTATTTCTAAAATAGTTTTAAAACCGATTTGATGTGAATAAAATGTGCAAATCATTTATGTAGTATTTTTTTTAAGTTTCAAAAATACTTAAAATGCTTTATTTAGATGAGGTTTAATAAAATAAAAAAATCATATTTTACTTAAATAATCTACTATTATATCCGCAGTAATTTGACTTCCTTCTAAAGAAGGGTGAAAACCATCTGAACTATAATAATTTAATTTTTTTGTTCTGTCAAAATGTTCTTTCCATATTTTCCCAACAGGAAGTAATATAGCATTATTTATTATTGCAGCATCACTATAATTTTTGATTACATTGTCAAATGAATGATAATAATTAAGAGAAGGCCAAACCATAAAATAGCATAATTTAGTATTGCTTTTTTTACATAAATCATTATATTTTTTTCCATAGTTTATTAACATTTCTCTTCCTTCTATTTGAGAAGAAGGACCTTGTTGGATAATGACATAGTCATGTTTATTCTGAGCAATATTTTCTTGAACTTTTTCATCATTCCAATGATCTGCAATCGAATAATTTGGGAAAGCAATCATTTGAGTTTTTATGATTAAATTTTTTTTCTTGCCAGTTTTCTTTATCAGTTTTGGAAGGTTATTAGTATAAGTAAGGCTATTTCCAATAAATAAAATACTAATTTCAGTTTTTGAATCAATATTGGGGTAATATGAATTTGATGAGCTAAAAATGATGCTCATAAAGAAAAATAATATAAGCTTTAATTTATTCATGTTTTAGAATATCTATAATAAAAATGTTTAGTTTTCTAACACAAAATCCTT
It includes:
- a CDS encoding SGNH/GDSL hydrolase family protein, with amino-acid sequence MNKLKLILFFFMSIIFSSSNSYYPNIDSKTEISILFIGNSLTYTNNLPKLIKKTGKKKNLIIKTQMIAFPNYSIADHWNDEKVQENIAQNKHDYVIIQQGPSSQIEGREMLINYGKKYNDLCKKSNTKLCYFMVWPSLNYYHSFDNVIKNYSDAAIINNAILLPVGKIWKEHFDRTKKLNYYSSDGFHPSLEGSQITADIIVDYLSKI
- a CDS encoding DUF4272 domain-containing protein produces the protein MICTFYSHQIGFKTILEIIKNTIPKAKIETKTENESTIAEITLKENLLKPAKKIRITYRERKEPSYQIPQISDSSLTDNLKGLYGYVSSLPTRNEAIKGFFLQKILTLNSEFSVEEIAGTINQLKSIIEEIANKFDTVIFTQPNTIISKSTSQHFLDKNLQLIIDTEGNCEIEKLDVSINSIYFDEEQNTVTDEQLERKNRNENTLTDYNIKINKNLPCIESEEETTIRSIKEIARRVSVLAVTNMVAFNTISSEEAIEYLKEYNLWEFVTPKEKDFLTDPTEEKKMYETWKCEAIYTLMWALKSFDTLAFPNELCDLNQIPYEQYPVGQDKDPNDFINNVIESRSVADLLDMADLYYRFDWACVDARINQQNIETIHPGIVYERHYALNWLINYMGQDWDNVSCDT
- a CDS encoding nuclear transport factor 2 family protein, with translation MEQKYPLPPFSLETAKEKIQMAEDAWNSQDAKKIANAYTITSEWRNRNQFINGREEIITFLTKKWQTELNYKLKKEYWAHTENRIAVRFEYEYQTKDGNWYRAYGNENWEFDENGLMSKRFASINDVEIEEKDRKL
- a CDS encoding TetR/AcrR family transcriptional regulator; the encoded protein is MLLPKERILNTTFELFHKQGYNSTGINQIIAEAKVAKASFYQHFSSKENLCLEFLKIRHQFWFEELIKFTSKKNNAKEKVISSFNFLIYMNEKEDFRGCSFLNILSEIQPENTKILTCIQNHKKDLRHYFFEILKEKYVSDHVYLLFESSIIESQMFKSNELIEQSKNIINTLIK